The following coding sequences are from one Streptosporangiales bacterium window:
- a CDS encoding VWA domain-containing protein: MTAAPDSHTAPGDLATVASRFGSVLHAAGLPVGPDRVERFVRAVGVARPATTASLRRCALATLVSGPEQVDAFDRVFAAVFGHAFDDVADRGDPNAPPVPGADLRRLPSPGSAGGGPPDADDDRRAPGAEEGRATFRALASGLERLGSRDFGELSGDELRLLADVMRALRLATPPRRSRRTRPNRHGRHVDLRATLRRARRTGGDPVRVARLSRRNRPRRLVVLCDISGSMEPYARAMLQLLYCAAGGRRAEVFTFATRLTRLTPLLRRTRPDQALERAGRAAPDWSGGTRIGEALAAFNERYGRRGMARGAVVLVISDGWDTGDPAVVGREMARLRRVAYRIVWANPRTQSATYRPLVGGMAAAWPYCDAVVSAHSLDALHDLVDALGRPRSSAYSSREER; the protein is encoded by the coding sequence ATGACGGCGGCGCCCGACAGCCACACCGCGCCCGGTGACCTCGCCACCGTGGCGTCGCGGTTCGGCTCCGTGCTGCACGCCGCCGGCCTCCCCGTCGGGCCCGACCGCGTCGAGCGGTTCGTCCGCGCGGTCGGCGTGGCACGCCCGGCGACGACCGCGTCGCTGCGCCGCTGCGCGCTGGCCACCCTCGTCTCCGGGCCCGAGCAGGTCGACGCGTTCGACCGGGTCTTCGCCGCGGTCTTCGGCCACGCGTTCGACGACGTCGCCGACCGCGGCGACCCGAACGCTCCCCCGGTACCAGGGGCCGACCTGCGTCGGTTGCCGTCGCCAGGGTCCGCGGGTGGTGGGCCGCCCGACGCCGACGACGACCGGCGGGCACCCGGCGCGGAGGAGGGCCGCGCCACGTTCCGCGCGCTCGCCAGCGGGCTCGAGCGGCTCGGGTCGCGTGACTTCGGCGAGCTCTCCGGCGACGAGCTGCGGCTGCTCGCCGACGTCATGCGGGCGCTGCGCCTCGCGACACCCCCTCGGCGGTCGCGCCGCACCAGGCCGAACAGGCACGGCAGGCACGTCGACCTGCGTGCCACGCTGCGCCGGGCCAGGCGCACCGGTGGCGACCCCGTCCGGGTCGCCCGGCTGTCCCGCCGGAACCGGCCGCGGCGGCTCGTGGTCCTCTGCGACATCTCCGGTTCGATGGAGCCGTACGCACGGGCGATGCTCCAGCTGCTGTACTGCGCCGCCGGCGGTCGCCGGGCGGAGGTCTTCACCTTCGCGACCCGGTTGACGCGGCTGACGCCGCTGCTCCGGCGGACGCGGCCCGACCAGGCGCTCGAACGAGCGGGTCGGGCCGCGCCCGACTGGTCCGGTGGCACCCGCATCGGCGAGGCGCTCGCCGCGTTCAACGAGCGGTACGGGCGCCGCGGCATGGCACGCGGCGCGGTCGTGCTCGTCATCTCCGACGGCTGGGACACCGGCGACCCCGCGGTCGTCGGCAGGGAGATGGCGAGGCTGCGCCGGGTGGCGTACCGGATCGTGTGGGCCAACCCCCGCACCCAGAGCGCCACGTACCGCCCGCTCGTCGGCGGCATGGCCGCGGCCTGGCCGTACTGCGACGCGGTGGTCAGCGCGCACAGCCTTGACGCTCTCCACGACCTCGTCGACGCCCTCGGTCGCCCCAGGTCGTCCGCGTACTCCAGCAGAGAGGAACGGTGA